One Fictibacillus halophilus genomic window, TGGTTTTTCAACAGCTAAGTAGTAAAGAGGGAAGAACGTGAAAGACATGATTCCGTTGATGATCAAAGAGATCTGATAAGGATGACTATAAACTTTGCAAATAACATCTACAAAAGCGATAAGGAAGATCGCAATGATGATATGAAGGACAAACTGAAAAGGCTCATTATAGAGAACGGAATCGGGAAGAGGCAGGAAATCAATATTTAATAGAAATGTGTAAAGTTTGATTTCAAAAAGCACTTCTAGAATGTAAAAAAAACAAGCCAGCAGTATGCCGGCAATGGTACCAAATAAAATCCATGAAAAAATCCTTATGTTATTACCAATCATTGTTTGTATCCGGACTTCGATATAATGTGAAATTACCTGTAGCTTCACGCTCCGCGGTTTTTCGCGTTATGCGTTCTCTGCAAGATTCGCACATGAACGTGTGTATGGGACGGTTTCTTAATTTTTTTGCAAGTGAGCATTCATTTTCAATTACTTCGATCGTATCGCATAATACGCATTTTACACGCATTGTATTTCACCTCTTTCAAACAGTATACCAAAAAAAAATGGAAAATTAAATGAACTGTACTTCGGATAGAAGGTTTGTTTCATGGATGGATTTTTATTGAAATGCATTAAGACGAGACCTTACAAACAAAAAAGACTCATGACTATATACATCATGAGTCTTAAACCATTGTATAGATCAGCTTTCATTTAATCGTTGAGGCTGATTTTTATCTGATTTTTCTTGTTTTTGTTGTTGGTTCTTTAGTTCTTGTTGTTCTCTTTTAGATAATTGACTGTTGTTCGTTTCTGTTGGTGATGGCTTTTTCGTCTGAATGCTGTGAGGGACTTGTGGCATCAGTCGTCCAACTATTCCTGCGAGTTCTTTCATAATACCGCCGATCGGATGACCTTGACGGATTTGTATACCCATTTGACGAAGTCTTTCTACCGTATCAGGATCAGCTGTAACGAGAGCATTCTTACCATTCGGATCGTTTTTCAAAGATTCAGCTACAGAATATTTAATAGAACCAACCTTAGAATTATCAAGCTTATGATCTACATCTATCCCAACTACGGCATAAGGTCCTAACACAACAGCTGTTGCATCTTCTACACCCGGTATACCGGTAGCTAATCCTACAAGGTGTTTCGATATTTCTTGAGAACCTTTTGGCTGGTGAGGCTTTTTGCTGTTTGCAGTTTGGTTGACTTTAGTAAGCCTCGGGGTATTCTCGTCATTTTGAGCATTATCATTATTATTGTTCATGCAGCCAAACAGTACGAATATAGCACTAAGGACGGCTACGATACGAAATATTTTCAATGACATTCATCCTTCCAGTTCATTTTCGTTATTTTTTGTACATTCTTCTAACTTTATTCCTTTGTACATACATTTTTAATAGGCAGTCCTTAAGACGCTACATGAACAATTGAAAAGAACACATTAAGTCAGGAGGCTGAATGTTGAATAAACGATACGTCCTAGATACGAACGTACTGTTGCAGGATCCATATTCCATACAATCTTTTGGAGATAGTGAAGTGATTATTCCTGCAGTCGTGTTAGAAGAAGTGGATTCAAAAAAACGTTACATGGACGAAATTGGAAGAAATGCACGTGAGGTTTCTCGTTTAATCGATAGGGTCAGACAAAATGGACAGCTTCATAAAGGGGTTCCGCTAGAAAATGGAGGTACACTTCGAGTCGAACTCAATCATAAATCTTTTAAAAGACTTCAGGAAACTTTTGTTGAACAGACAAACGATAACCGGATACTGGCTGTAACCCTAAACCTTAAACAAGAAGAAGAAGAGAAGAAAAGTGGCATCAAAGTTATACTAGTCTCAAAAGATGTGCTCGTACGAGTAAAAGCAGACGCACTTGGAATTGAAGCAGAAGACTTTCTGAGCGATAGAGTGATCGACAAGAATGACCAAACGTATACCGGTTACAAAGAAATTTATGTACAAGGTGATCTGTTGAATAAGTTTTATGAAAAAAATGAACTTCAATTGATCGAGTTAACAGGACACTCGTTTCATCCTCATCAATTTGTAATTTTAAAAGACGTGTTCAGGTCTTCGGTTTCTGCTCTTGGAAAAGTGGATGAAAACGGTAAGACGTTAAAGCCGCTTCGGTACGATTCAGAACAGATCTGGGGAATCCGAGCAAGAAATGTTCAGCAGAAGATGGCGTTTGAGTTACTTTTACGTAAAGATTTACCGCTCGTGACTCTGATCGGTAAAGCTGGAACCGGAAAAACGCTGATCACGCTCGCTGCAGCACTTCTTCAAACAGAGGATTTAAAAGATTATATTAAGCTATTTATTGCTCGACCGATTGTTCCGGTTGGAAAAGATATCGGCTATCTGCCAGGGGAAAAAGAAGAAAAATTAAAACCGTGGATGCAGCCTGTCTATGACAACTTAGAATATTTATTTAATACAAAAAAATCAGGTGAACTTGAAAAAATTCTAGCGGGCATCGGTTCTATTCATGTTGAAGCACTGACTTATATTCGTGGAAGAAGTTTGCCAGACCAATTCATTATCATCGATGAAGCCCAAAATTTAACGAAGCATGAAGTGAAGACCATCTTAACACGGGTAGGAGAAGGCAGTAAGATCGTTCTCTTAGGAGATCCTCAACAGATCGACCATCCGTATTTAGATGAGTTTACGAATGGATTAACGTATGTAGTTGAGAAATTTAAGGATCAAGCGTTGAGTGGGCATGTTCGCTTAGAAAAAGGAGAACGTTCATCACTTGCTCAGATTGCTGCTGATTTATTATAAATAGTGCGAGATAAATTTATAAATAAAAAAGACAGCCCATGTATGAGCTGTCTACATTTCATTTAAAGAATAGTTACTGCTGAAATGTGTTTGATCGGATTTTCTTTGTTACGACCATCACCAAAATAAAAATGAACAGGACCATCTTCTTTAAGCGGTTTTCCATTATTGGAAAAAGCAAAGTAGCCGTTTTGTGCTTCCTCAAATGTGATTTCAACGCTTCCGTCCCCTGACTCTATCCTAACTTTTTCTGCGTCAGGGTGCGGTTGTGCATTATAGATAAAATAAGATAGAGAAATTGCGAATGAACTTGTTAAAAGGGTTTCTTTTAAAGTCGTTTTTGAACTTTGTTTCTTTTGTTCTGAAGGGGGGACTGCGCCTTCTTGCAGTTCTCTGTCCCAATGTGCAGACACTTCTTTTAAGTACTTTTCTTGCTCGTTTTCCTTCGATTTATCTAAATCGAACAATGTGTGTAAATCCTCTTTTCTATCATCAAAAATCCAAACTCCTGGATCTAATGTAAGGGGATAGTTTACTTTTCCGTTTAATGCTACGATGAATTCCATATAAACCTCCTTGAATTTTGAAAACGCTATGAAAAGCATAGCACGATTATAAGAATACTGTAATATGTTGATTTTTTTTATGCAAACCTTTATATTTAAAGGTAGAAATCGTGTCGAACGGAGGGATGATCATTGTCAGCTGAGATGGCAACTGGACATCGGGAAAGGGCATTTGAACTATTAAAAGCAGATGCAGACAAAATCCTGAAACTAATTGAAGTTCAAATGGAAAACTTAACAATGCCACAATGTCCCCTCTATGAGGAAGTATTGGATACGCAAATGTTTGGTTTGTCCCGTGAAATAGATTTTGCAGTCCGTTTAAACCTGGTCGAAGAAGAAACAGGTAAGAAATTATTAGAATCACTTGAAAAGCAGTTAACTGCTTTGCACGATGCCTCAATGAAAAAATGAACGACACCCAGTCCGAGAATGTAAATTGGACTGGATTTTTTTATATACATACATTTCCTTGCATTTTCTTGTGAGTAGTTGCTCTCTTTTACAAGTGCCGGCTTTTCGGGAAGTCTTTTTCATTTATGAGAGGATGTTCATCAAAAAGGCGACACATCCTTCGAAAGAGTATAAGAAGCTGAAGCTGTAGTGTTGTTTCATAAATAAAAAAGGTTTATGTGTTACAATATCTAATAATTATAAAGATGCAGTTTCAAGATTTCGTAAGAGAGGAGAAAGGTGAACAACGTGAAAAAAGCAGTAAGACCCTATGACTATTCTTTGATAGTAGCCGTACTATTATTGTGCAGTGCTGGTTTAGTCATGATCTACAGCGCGAGTATAGGGGTAACGATCAATAAATACGATTATAGCAGCAGCTTTTTCTTTACAAGACAACTAGTCTTTCTACTAGTTGGGATAGGACTCATGTATTTTACAATGAGATTTAATGTTCAAATCTATAAAAAGCTAATGATGCCTATTGTCGTATTTTCTATTCTTATATTGATATTTGTATTATTGTTCGGGCGAGAAGTAAACAACGCAAAAAGCTGGTTATACATAGGTCCGATCGGTATTCAACCTGCTGAATTTATCAAGCTAACACTGGCTATCTACTTAGCAGCCATCTATTCAAAGAAACAAGGTAAGATGCAAGATTTCAAAAAAGGAGTCATCCCTCCATTAACGATCTTCGCCATTATGTTTCTATTGATTCTTAGACAGCCTGACTTAGGGACAGGCATAATCGTTTCAGGGGTTGCTGGAGTTATTCTATTCTGCTCAGGAATAAAATTCAAACATATATTTTCAATGGCAGCATTAGCGGGTATCGTAGGATTAGGTATATTCCTTCGTTTGACACCTGAACAACTTTCCCGTTTCGATGCAGCATTTGCACCTTTCAAAGATCCTGCGGGTGACGGATATCAGCTCGTGAATGGTTATATTTCAATCGCTGCTGGTGGAATGACAGGATCAGGTCTAGGTGAGAGTATTCAGAAATATGGGTTTCTTCCTGAACCACACACTGATTTTATCATTGCCATCATTGCTGAAGAACTTGGTTTTATTGGAGTATTCTCCATTATCGCTTTATTAGGATATATCGTACTAAAAGGATTCTATATTGGCATGCAAAGTAATGATACATATTCAAGCCTATTAGCTTTTGGTATCGCTGGTATGATAGGTATTCAAACAGTGGTCAACCTAGGTGCGGCAGTAGGGTTACTACCGATTACTGGTGTTCCTTTGCCATTTATTTCGTACGGGGGCTCATCCCTTCTTTTGTTTCTAACATCGATGGGGATTCTCATAAATATTTCTGCAAAAGTAAATCTGAACAAAAAAGTGCCTGATCGAAAGCCCGAAGTAAACAGAAAGATAAAAGCTATCATGTAACGGTAAAAGGAGAGGAACTTGTATGAGTAGAAAAATCAGCAAAGTCTTAGTAGCAAACCGAGGAGAAATTGCAATTCGGATTTTCAGAGCCTGTACCGAACTAGATATACGAACAGTAGCTATATATTCAAAAGAAGATACGGGATCTTATCATCGTTATAAAGCGGATGAAGCCTATCTTGTAGGCGAAGGAAAGAAACCGATCGATGCTTATCTTGATATTGAAGGCATTATTGAGATCGCAAAGACGAATGGTGTTGACGCGGTTCATCCAGGATACGGCTTTTTGTCGGAGAACAAGGAATTTGCAGAACGCTGTAATGAAGAAGGAATCATTTTCATTGGTCCAAACCAAAAACACCTAGATGTTTTCGGAGATAAAGTGAAAGCTAGACAAACAGCTATTGATGCTAACATTCCAGTAATTCCAGGTAGTGATGGACCTGTTAACAGTCTTTCAGAAGTGAGAGACTTTGCTCTGAGTAATGGTTTTCCAATTATCATCAAGGCTTCTATGGGTGGAGGCGGACGCGGAATGCGTATCGTCAGAAGTGAGAACTCCCTTGCGGAAAGTTACGACCGTGCCAAATCGGAGGCTAAAGCTGCTTTTGGTAAAGATGAAGTATACGTCGAAAAATTTGTAGAGAACCCAAAACATATCGAAGTACAGATCCTCGGTGATCATGAAGGTAACTTAGTGCATTTATATGAGCGTGACTGTTCTGTTCAAAGAAGACATCAGAAGGTAGTTGAAGTTGCACCAAGTGTCTCGCTATCTGATGAGCTTCGTCACGATATTTGTGAATCTGCCGTATCTTTGATGAAGCATGTGGATTATATCAATGCAGGAACAGTTGAGTACCTCGTAACGCCAGACGGCAAATTTTATTTCATAGAAGTGAATCCTAGGGTTCAAGTAGAGCACACGATTACAGAGATGGTTACGGGTATCGATATTGTACAATCTCAAATTTTAATAGCAGAAGGATACCCACTACACGGAAAAGAGATTGGTATTCCGAAGCAAGAAGATATTTATTGTCACGGATATGCGATCCAATCACGCGTAACAACGGAAGATCCTTCTAATCAGTTTATGCCTGACACTGGTAAAATTATGGCTTATCGTTCGGGTGGAGGTTTTGGGGTTCGATTGGATGCCGGAAATGGCTTCCAAGGTGCGATTATCACGCCTTTCTATGATTCTTTGCTCGTTAAAGTGTCTACGTGGGCTTTATCGTATGAACAAGCAGCTTCTAAAATGTTAAGAAACTTAAAAGAGTTTCGTATTCGTGGTATCAAAACAAACATTGCTTTCCTTGAGAATGTTGTAACTCACCAAAAGTTTTTGTCAGGTGACTATGATACTTCGTTCATTGATACGAGCAGTGAACTCTTCGTTTTCCCAAAGCGTAAAGATAGAGGAACGAAGATGCTCTCATATATCGGTGCAACAACAATTAATGGTTTTCCAGGTCTAGCTAAACAGGATAAGCCTAATTTTGCTAAACCGCGGATTCCTAAAATTAAACATTCTGAGTCAATCCCTAATGGAACAAAACAATTGTTAGACGCTGAAGGACCAGAAGCAGTGTCTCGTTGGATTAAGGATCAAAAGAGGCTCCTTCTTACGGATACAACGTTCCGAGATGGTCACCAATCGTTGCTAGCGACTCGCGTTCGTACGAATGACCTTCTCCATATTGCTGAACCGACCGCTAGACTATGGCCAGAAATGTTCTCACTCGAGATGTGGGGAGGAGCAACGTTTGATGTTTCTTATCGTTTCTTAAATGAAGATCCATGGGATCGCTTAATTAAGCTGAGAGAAAAAGCTCCTAATGTGTTGTTCCAAATGTTACTTAGAGCTTCTAATGCGGTAGGATACAAAAACTATCCAGATAACGTCGTTGAGGAGTTCGTTAAAAAGTCAGCTATGGCAGGAATCGATGTATTCCGAATTTTTGATAGCTTAAACTGGGTAGAAGGTATGAAAGTGGCAATCCGAGCTGTTCGTGAGACTGGGAAGATTGCCGAAGCAGCCATTTGCTATACAGGAGATATTTTAGATCCGAACCGAACAAAGTATGATTTGAAATATTATGTGAATCTAGCAAAAGAGCTTGAAGCAGAAGGAGCACATATTCTAGCTATTAAAGATATGGCGGGACTTTTAAAACCTCAAGCTGCTTATGACCTCGTATCAGCGCTGAAGCAATCGATTGATATCCCGATCCACCTGCATACACATGACACAAGTGGAAACGGAATCTATACTTATGCGAAAGCTGCTGAAGCAGGTGTTGATATCGTAGACGTTGCTGTAAGTTCAATGGCAGGTCAAACATCTCAGCCGAGTGCAAATTCACTTTATTACGCGTTAGCTGGTAACGAAAGACAGCCTGAAATGAACATTGATCATGTTAAAGACCTATCCTCATATTGGGAAGATATCAGAAAATATTATTCAGGTTTTGAAAGCAACTCGGCTGCACCAGATCCGGAAGTATATGAGCATGAGATGCCAGGTGGGCAGTTTAGTAATCTACAGCAGCAAGCAAAGGCGGTTGGTCTTGGTGACCGCTGGGATGAAGTCAAACAAATGTATCGTAGAGTGAATGATATGTTTGGCGATGTTGTTAAAGTTACTCCATCATCAAAAGTTGTAGGTGACATGGCGCTGTATATGGTTCAGAACAACTTAACAGAAGATGATGTTTACGATAGAGGAGATTCCTTGGATTTCCCTGACTCTGTTGTAGAATTCTTTCAAGGGTACCTAGGACAGCCGTACGAAGGTTTTCCTAGAGAACTGCAACGTATCATCTTAAAAGGAAGAGAACCTCTGTCAGTGAGGCCAGGAGAGCTTTTAGAGGCTGCTGATTTTAATGACATGAAGGAAACGTTATTCCACAAGATAAATCGCCAAGTAACAAGTTTTGATGTTTTGGCGTATGCATTATATCCAAAGGTATTCTTGGATCGTGAAAAGATGTATTCACAATTCGGTGATATTTCCGTTCTTGATACTCCGACGTTCTTCTATGGAATGAAGCTTGGAGAAGAAATTGAAGTCGAGATCGAACAAGGTAAGACTTTGATCGTGAAGCTCGTTTCAATCGGTGAAGCTCAGAATGATGGATCTAGAGTTCTTTACTTTGAACTTAACGGTCAATCTCGTGAAAT contains:
- the ftsW gene encoding putative lipid II flippase FtsW — encoded protein: MNNVKKAVRPYDYSLIVAVLLLCSAGLVMIYSASIGVTINKYDYSSSFFFTRQLVFLLVGIGLMYFTMRFNVQIYKKLMMPIVVFSILILIFVLLFGREVNNAKSWLYIGPIGIQPAEFIKLTLAIYLAAIYSKKQGKMQDFKKGVIPPLTIFAIMFLLILRQPDLGTGIIVSGVAGVILFCSGIKFKHIFSMAALAGIVGLGIFLRLTPEQLSRFDAAFAPFKDPAGDGYQLVNGYISIAAGGMTGSGLGESIQKYGFLPEPHTDFIIAIIAEELGFIGVFSIIALLGYIVLKGFYIGMQSNDTYSSLLAFGIAGMIGIQTVVNLGAAVGLLPITGVPLPFISYGGSSLLLFLTSMGILINISAKVNLNKKVPDRKPEVNRKIKAIM
- a CDS encoding PhoH family protein — protein: MLNKRYVLDTNVLLQDPYSIQSFGDSEVIIPAVVLEEVDSKKRYMDEIGRNAREVSRLIDRVRQNGQLHKGVPLENGGTLRVELNHKSFKRLQETFVEQTNDNRILAVTLNLKQEEEEKKSGIKVILVSKDVLVRVKADALGIEAEDFLSDRVIDKNDQTYTGYKEIYVQGDLLNKFYEKNELQLIELTGHSFHPHQFVILKDVFRSSVSALGKVDENGKTLKPLRYDSEQIWGIRARNVQQKMAFELLLRKDLPLVTLIGKAGTGKTLITLAAALLQTEDLKDYIKLFIARPIVPVGKDIGYLPGEKEEKLKPWMQPVYDNLEYLFNTKKSGELEKILAGIGSIHVEALTYIRGRSLPDQFIIIDEAQNLTKHEVKTILTRVGEGSKIVLLGDPQQIDHPYLDEFTNGLTYVVEKFKDQALSGHVRLEKGERSSLAQIAADLL
- a CDS encoding YlaN family protein, with amino-acid sequence MATGHRERAFELLKADADKILKLIEVQMENLTMPQCPLYEEVLDTQMFGLSREIDFAVRLNLVEEETGKKLLESLEKQLTALHDASMKK
- a CDS encoding YhcN/YlaJ family sporulation lipoprotein — translated: MKIFRIVAVLSAIFVLFGCMNNNNDNAQNDENTPRLTKVNQTANSKKPHQPKGSQEISKHLVGLATGIPGVEDATAVVLGPYAVVGIDVDHKLDNSKVGSIKYSVAESLKNDPNGKNALVTADPDTVERLRQMGIQIRQGHPIGGIMKELAGIVGRLMPQVPHSIQTKKPSPTETNNSQLSKREQQELKNQQQKQEKSDKNQPQRLNES
- the pyc gene encoding pyruvate carboxylase; the protein is MSRKISKVLVANRGEIAIRIFRACTELDIRTVAIYSKEDTGSYHRYKADEAYLVGEGKKPIDAYLDIEGIIEIAKTNGVDAVHPGYGFLSENKEFAERCNEEGIIFIGPNQKHLDVFGDKVKARQTAIDANIPVIPGSDGPVNSLSEVRDFALSNGFPIIIKASMGGGGRGMRIVRSENSLAESYDRAKSEAKAAFGKDEVYVEKFVENPKHIEVQILGDHEGNLVHLYERDCSVQRRHQKVVEVAPSVSLSDELRHDICESAVSLMKHVDYINAGTVEYLVTPDGKFYFIEVNPRVQVEHTITEMVTGIDIVQSQILIAEGYPLHGKEIGIPKQEDIYCHGYAIQSRVTTEDPSNQFMPDTGKIMAYRSGGGFGVRLDAGNGFQGAIITPFYDSLLVKVSTWALSYEQAASKMLRNLKEFRIRGIKTNIAFLENVVTHQKFLSGDYDTSFIDTSSELFVFPKRKDRGTKMLSYIGATTINGFPGLAKQDKPNFAKPRIPKIKHSESIPNGTKQLLDAEGPEAVSRWIKDQKRLLLTDTTFRDGHQSLLATRVRTNDLLHIAEPTARLWPEMFSLEMWGGATFDVSYRFLNEDPWDRLIKLREKAPNVLFQMLLRASNAVGYKNYPDNVVEEFVKKSAMAGIDVFRIFDSLNWVEGMKVAIRAVRETGKIAEAAICYTGDILDPNRTKYDLKYYVNLAKELEAEGAHILAIKDMAGLLKPQAAYDLVSALKQSIDIPIHLHTHDTSGNGIYTYAKAAEAGVDIVDVAVSSMAGQTSQPSANSLYYALAGNERQPEMNIDHVKDLSSYWEDIRKYYSGFESNSAAPDPEVYEHEMPGGQFSNLQQQAKAVGLGDRWDEVKQMYRRVNDMFGDVVKVTPSSKVVGDMALYMVQNNLTEDDVYDRGDSLDFPDSVVEFFQGYLGQPYEGFPRELQRIILKGREPLSVRPGELLEAADFNDMKETLFHKINRQVTSFDVLAYALYPKVFLDREKMYSQFGDISVLDTPTFFYGMKLGEEIEVEIEQGKTLIVKLVSIGEAQNDGSRVLYFELNGQSREIVVIDESAKVTVSAKQKVDPSNPSQIGASMPGTVIKVLVEKGEKVKKGDHLMITEAMKMETTVQAPFDGTVKEISVQNGEGIAAGDLLIELIK
- a CDS encoding YlaI family protein, whose amino-acid sequence is MRVKCVLCDTIEVIENECSLAKKLRNRPIHTFMCESCRERITRKTAEREATGNFTLYRSPDTNNDW
- a CDS encoding peptidyl-prolyl cis-trans isomerase encodes the protein MEFIVALNGKVNYPLTLDPGVWIFDDRKEDLHTLFDLDKSKENEQEKYLKEVSAHWDRELQEGAVPPSEQKKQSSKTTLKETLLTSSFAISLSYFIYNAQPHPDAEKVRIESGDGSVEITFEEAQNGYFAFSNNGKPLKEDGPVHFYFGDGRNKENPIKHISAVTIL